A genomic region of Gemmata massiliana contains the following coding sequences:
- a CDS encoding 30S ribosomal protein S21 — MTVREGESLEGALVRFQELVRRYGPPGTNMKRPKWHKNQLTFHLKSSARRRRDELRDAFETYAGECNRRQLVCVIRRKTKRRKEHFGDAPVVARYPLQ; from the coding sequence GTGACCGTTCGCGAGGGCGAATCCCTGGAAGGGGCGCTCGTGCGGTTCCAGGAACTCGTGCGGCGCTACGGCCCGCCGGGGACCAACATGAAGCGCCCCAAGTGGCACAAGAACCAGCTCACGTTCCACCTCAAGTCGAGCGCGCGGCGCCGGCGCGACGAACTCCGGGACGCATTCGAGACCTACGCGGGCGAGTGCAACCGGCGGCAGTTGGTGTGCGTCATTCGGCGCAAAACCAAGCGTCGGAAGGAGCACTTCGGCGACGCTCCGGTAGTCGCGCGGTACCCACTGCAGTAA